A portion of the Misgurnus anguillicaudatus chromosome 16, ASM2758022v2, whole genome shotgun sequence genome contains these proteins:
- the LOC141350046 gene encoding uncharacterized protein: MYLCQTLSRHVDVPTTIIQALQELFALVRQQIELTAPSTEVTTVAGGTGRPRYDIDRETLAELCQLNFSKQYIAKLLGVSCRTVCRRIREFGFSTKTHSNISDQELNSLVVQIKNEMPSAGYRMVKGRLQSMGIHVQWRRVAASMHEVDSIGVLSRMYGLGCVVRRTYSVRGPLSLWHVDTNHKLIRYNIVIFGAVDGYSRKVMCLNAATNNRASTALGFFKEATERYGVPSRVRADQGVENVEIAKFMFSVRGTDRGSFMAGKSVHNQRIERLWRDLRVCVTSKYYGTLQSLERDHLLDLSSANDIFCVHYIFLPKLQEDLRFFAAGWNHHPLSTEANLSPEQKWHIGMMHTQLDQPENLEDIQEPEFDWEVAAEHDGVDVDGAVLVPEFECPLNEQELSELGTLIRQSDPNTPPTDLYAICHEYVTGRCNI; the protein is encoded by the exons ATGTACCTGTGTCAGACCCTGTCAAGACATGTTGATGTGCCAACAACGATCATCCAGGCCCTGCAGGAGCTATTTGCTCTTGTGAGGCAGCAAATAGAACTCACTGCCCCATCGACAGAAGTAACTACTGTGGCTGGAGGGACAGGGCGTCCAAGATATGACATTGACAGGGAGACTTTGGCTGAGCTTTGTCAACTAAATTTTTCAAAGCAGTATATTGCAAAGCTTCTGGGTGTTTCATGTCGCACTGTCTGTAGACGAATAAGAGAGTTTGGATTTTCCACAAAAACACACAGCAACATAAGTGATCAAGAGCTTAATAGTTTGGTTGTTCAGattaaaaatgaaatgcccTCTGCTGGATACCGAATGGTCAAAGGTAGGCTACAATCCATGGGGATTCATGTACAATGGAGAAGAGTTGCTGCTTCAATGCACGAAGTGGATTCGATTGGAGTTCTCTCAAGAATGTATGGATTGGGATGTGTGGTACGACGCACATATTCTGTTAGAGGCCCCCTGTCTCTTTGGCATGTGGACACCAATCACAAATTGATAAG GTACaatattgtcatttttggggcAGTGGACGGATATTCTAGGAAG GTAATGTGCTTAAACGCTGCAACAAACAATCGTGCATCAACAGCCCTTGGCTTCTTCAAGGAGGCAACTGAAAGATATGGTGTACCCTCAAg AGTCAGAGCAGACCAGGGGGTGGAAAATGTGGAAATCGCAAAGTTCATGTTTTCAGTCCGTGGAACTGACCGTGGAAGCTTTATGGCTGGGAAAAGCGTTCATAATCAAAG GATTGAGCGTCTATGGCGTGATTTAAGGGTCTGCGTCACCTCTAAGTACTACGGGACACTACAAAGTCTGGAAAGAGACCACCTACTGGATTTATCCTCTGCCAACGACATTTTCTGTGTCCATTATATATTCCTACCTAAACTGCAGGAAGACTTGAGATTTTTTGCTGCAGGCTGGAACCACCATCCGCTAAGTACTGAAGCAAATTTGAGCCCAGAGCAGAAATGGCACATTGGTATGATGCATACGCAGCTTGACCAGCCAGAGAATCTTGAG GATATCCAAGAGCCTGAGTTTGACTGGGAAGTTGCAGCAGAACATGATGGTGTAGATGTGGATGGTGCAGTATTGGTCCCGGAGTTCGAATGTCCGTTGAATGAGCAAGAACTGTCAGAACTTGGCACTCTTATTCGCCAAAGTGATCCTAACACACCACCTACAGACCTTTATGCAATCTGCCATGAATATGTGACTGGCAGATGCAACATATAG